In a genomic window of Labeo rohita strain BAU-BD-2019 chromosome 20, IGBB_LRoh.1.0, whole genome shotgun sequence:
- the ipo13b gene encoding importin-13, translating to MDSDTAADFTVENVEKALHQLYYDPNIENKNLAQKWLMQAQVSPQAWQFCWVLLRPEKVPEIQYFGASALHTKISRYWGDIPAEQYDTLKTQLFSQIARFASGSKIVLTRLCVALASLALNMMPEAWPGAVSEMVRMFQEEGGEVDGRARCLALLELLTVLPEEFQTSRLPQYRKGQVRGALGREWTAVYPLLQQLLRQPDSPPLVKARVLKCLSSWVLLDVPLNESEGLVEASFTALADPELFDTAVEAIVNTISQPDSQRYVNTLLKLVPQVLQLQEQLRDAVQNGDMETSHGICRIAVSLGENHSRALLEQVEHWQSFLALVNMIMFCTGIPGHYPVNETTSSLTLTFWYTLQDDIMSFEAEKQAVYLQVYRPVYFQLVDVLLHKAQFPTDEEYASWSSDEKEQFRIYRVDISDTLMYVYEMLGAELLSNLYDKLGRLLTNTEQTTTWQHTEALLYGFQSIAETIDVNYSDVIPGLIGLIPRININNVQLADTVMFTIGALAEWLADHPVMLSSVLPLVLQALGNPDLSVSSVSTLKKICRECKYDLPPYATNIVAVSQEVLIKQIHKTSQCMWLMQALGFLLSALPVEEILRNLHSLITPYIQQLEKLAEETPNPSNKLAIIHILGLLSNLFTTLDITKQEEESGENAPPIKSAPPRTGPNPVVVVLQQVFALIQTVLSKWLNDSQVVEAVCAIFEKSVKTLLHDFAPMVSQLSEMLGQMYSTIPQASALDLTRQMVHIFASETNHFPPIKALFELVTSVTLTIFQQGPRDHPDIVDSFMQLQAQALKRKPDLFLSESLDVKAVFHCGVLSLKFPEAPTVKSTCLFFTELIPHCADIPPVGQVVQEDGKLLLLAVLEAIGGQSSRSLMDQFAEVLFCLNKHCFALLTVWLKEALHSPGFPSSRVSDEQKNTFSQQVLRERVNKRRVKDIVKEFTLVCRGLHGTEYAADY from the exons GCCCTGCATCAGCTCTATTATGATCCCAACATTGAGAATAAGAATCTGGCTCAGAAATGGCTGatgcaggctcaagtgtctccTCAGGCCTGGCAGTTCTGTTGGGTTTTACTAAGACCAGAGAAG GTTCCAGAGATCCAATACTTCGGCGCCAGCGCCCTCCACACCAAGATCTCCCGCTACTGGGGCGACATCCCCGCCGAGCAGTACGACACGCTCAAAACCCAGCTGTTTTCTCAGATCGCTCGCTTCGCCTCCGGCTCTAAGATCGTCTTGACCCGCCTGTGCGTGGCGCTTGCGTCCCTCGCCCTCAACATGATGCCCGAGGCGTGGCCGGGGGCCGTTTCAGAGATGGTGCGCATGTTTCAGGAGGAAGGAGGTGAGGTGGACGGGCGTGCCCGCTGTTTGGCCCTGTTGGAGCTCCTCACGGTTCTCCCGGAGGAGTTTCAGACCAGCCGGCTGCCGCAGTATCGTAAGGGACAGGTGAGGGGTGCATTGGGCCGCGAGTGGACGGCCGTTTACCCGCTCCTGCAGCAGCTGTTGCGGCAGCCGGACTCTCCGCCGCTGGTGAAGGCCCGTGTGCTCAAGTGTCTTTCGAGCTGGGTTCTGCTGGACGTTCCTCTGAACGAGAGCGAAGGATTGGTCGAGGCCAGTTTCACGGCGCTGGCGGATCCGGAGCTGTTCGATACGGCTGTGGAGGCCATCGTCAACACCATCTCACAGCCCGACTCACAGAG GTACGTAAACACTCTCCTGAAGTTGGTCCCACAGGTCCTACAGTTACAGGAACAGTTACGAGACGCTGTACAGAATGGAGACATGGAGACGTCACATGGCATCTGTCGAATCGCTGTCTCTCTGGGAGAGAATCACTCAAG AGCTCTGTTGGAGCAGGTGGAGCATTGGCAGAGTTTTCTGGCTCTGGTGAATATGATCATGTTCTGCACGGGCATCCCTGGTCACTACCCTGTCAACGAGACCACCAGCTCTCTCACACTCACCTTCTGGTACACACTACAG GATGACATCATGTCGTTTGAGGCAGAGAAGCAGGCCGTCTATCTGCAGGTCTACAGGCCGGTGTATTTTCAGCTTGTAGATGTTCTGCTGCACAAAGCGCAGTTCCCCACGGACGAAGAGTATGCTTCCTGGTCATCAGATGAGAAGGAGCAGTTCAGGATCTACag GGTGGATATATCTGACACACTGATGTATGTGTACGAAATGCTGGGAGCTGAATTACTCAGTAACCTGTATGACAAACTGGGGCGACTCCTCACCAACACAGAGCAAACAACAACATGGCAG CATACAGAAGCACTGTTATACGGGTTCCAGTCCATCGCCGAAACGATAGACGTCAACTATTCTGACGTCATCCCAGGACTCATCGGTCTCATTCCAAGAATCAACATAAACAACGTCCAGCTGGCCGACACGGTCATGTTCACAATCG GAGCATTGGCAGAATGGTTGGCGGATCATCCGGTGATGCTGAGCAGCGTTCTGCCGCTGGTTTTACAGGCGTTGGGCAATCCAGACCTGTCTGTTTCCAGCGTCTCCACATTGAAGAAGATCTGCAGAGAGTGCAAATACGACCTGCCCCCATACGCCACCAATATAGTCGCTGTTTCACAG gaagTGCTTATTAAACAGATCCACAAG ACGAGTCAGTGTATGTGGTTGATGCAGGCTCTGGGCTTTCTGTTGTCTGCGCTGCCTGTGGAGGAGATCTTGAGGAACCTTCACTCTCTGATCACCCCTTACATCCAACAACTGGAGAAACTAGCAGAGGAGACG CCAAACCCTTCGAATAAACTGGCCATCATTCACATCCTCGGTCTGCTGTCCAATCTCTTCACCACACTGGACATCACCAAACAGGAGGAGGAGTCAGGAGAGAATGCTCCGCCCATCAAATCAGCCCCGCCCCGGACAGGCCCCAACCCT gtGGTGGTGGTGCTCCAGCAGGTGTTTGCACTGATACAGACGGTCCTCAGTAAATGGCTGAATGACTCGCAAGTTGTGGAG GCGGTGTGTGCAATTTTTGAGAAGTCTGTGAAAACTCTCCTGCATGATTTTGCTCCTATGGTGTCTCAACTGAGTGAAATGCTGGGGCAGATGTACAGCACCATACCGCAGGCGTCTGCACTCGATTTAACACGCCAG ATGGTCCATATATTTGCCAGCGAAACGAATCATTTCCCCCCAATCAAAGCGCTGTTTGAGTTGGTCACTTCTGTTACTCTGACCATCTTCCAGCAAG ggCCCAGGGATCATCCTGATATTGTTGATTCATTTATGCAACTCCAAGCTCAG GCCCTCAAACGGAAGCCCGATTTATTCTTATCAGAGAGCCTTGATGTGAAAGCCGTGTTTCACTGTG GAGTCCTGTCACTGAAATTCCCAGAAGCCCCGACAGTCAAATCTACCTGCCTTTTCTTT ACGGAACTAATACCGCACTGCGCAGACATTCCTCCTGTTGGGCAGGTGGTGCAGGAAGATGGTAAACTCCTCCTGTTGGCTGTACTGGAG GCCATCGGCGGTCAGTCGTCCCGCAGTCTGATGGACCAGTTCGCAGAGGTGCTCTTCTGTCTGAACAAGCATTGCTTTGCTCTGTTGACGGTGTGGCTTAAAGAAGCTCTGCACTCGCCAGGCTTTCCATCCTCGCGCGTCTCTGATGAGCAGAAAAACACGTTCAGCCAACAGGTGCTCAG GGAGCGAGTGAACAAGCGCCGAGTCAAAGACATCGTGAAGGAGTTCACCCTGGTGTGCCGCGGCCTTCACGGAACCGAATACGCCGCGGACTACTGA